In the genome of Rhodothermales bacterium, one region contains:
- a CDS encoding type III polyketide synthase has protein sequence MPNAHIVGWGTAVPAHRYAQEDIGAILGRDLEPGSRNARFLDLIYRQSGISWRHSVIPDWRTGKADGVFFKGEEGRWLSPSTGERNAIYEREAPGLFEQAARQAMDGIPPESVTHVITVSCTGFFAPGPDFVLAQRLGLRPGVERYHLGFMGCYAALPALKMARQFVLAQEDAVVLVVCAELCTLHLQSAGSLDSMIAASVFADGAAATVVAAAPREGSYRLDGFASFVAPDSEADMAWRIGDRGFDMILSTYVPDILKANIRGIVESLGLAAGGGNEQGLVEVDTWAVHPGGRAILDKVTEGLGLEQGPAHGPDAGTEDPLAPSRQVLDRYGNMSSPTILFVLEALRAQPPKGPSDRVCAMAFGPGLTVETMLLTRT, from the coding sequence GTGCCGAATGCCCATATCGTTGGTTGGGGCACGGCCGTCCCGGCGCACAGGTATGCCCAGGAAGACATCGGTGCCATCCTCGGGCGCGATCTGGAGCCCGGGTCCCGCAATGCGCGGTTCCTGGATCTGATTTACCGCCAATCGGGGATTTCCTGGCGGCACAGCGTGATTCCGGACTGGCGGACCGGCAAGGCCGACGGTGTTTTCTTCAAGGGTGAAGAAGGCCGGTGGCTGTCCCCTTCGACGGGTGAACGGAATGCCATCTACGAGCGGGAGGCGCCCGGGCTGTTCGAGCAAGCCGCACGTCAGGCCATGGACGGGATCCCACCGGAATCGGTGACCCATGTCATCACGGTATCCTGCACGGGCTTTTTTGCCCCGGGCCCGGACTTCGTACTGGCGCAGCGTCTGGGTTTGCGGCCGGGCGTGGAGCGGTATCATCTGGGATTCATGGGATGCTATGCGGCGTTGCCTGCACTGAAGATGGCGCGGCAATTCGTTCTGGCACAGGAGGATGCGGTCGTGCTCGTGGTATGCGCCGAGCTGTGCACGCTGCACCTCCAGTCCGCCGGTTCCTTGGACAGCATGATTGCTGCCAGCGTGTTCGCGGATGGGGCGGCGGCGACGGTCGTCGCCGCCGCCCCCAGGGAAGGGTCGTACCGGCTGGACGGTTTCGCCAGTTTCGTGGCCCCGGACAGCGAAGCCGACATGGCCTGGCGGATAGGGGATCGCGGATTCGACATGATCCTGTCCACGTACGTCCCGGATATCCTGAAGGCCAACATCCGGGGGATTGTGGAGAGTCTGGGGTTGGCTGCCGGTGGCGGGAATGAGCAGGGATTGGTGGAAGTGGATACCTGGGCGGTGCATCCCGGTGGACGGGCCATCCTGGACAAGGTCACGGAAGGGCTGGGGTTGGAGCAGGGGCCCGCACATGGACCGGATGCAGGAACCGAAGATCCGCTGGCGCCCTCGCGGCAGGTATTGGACCGGTATGGCAACATGAGCTCGCCGACCATCCTGTTCGTGCTGGAGGCACTCCGGGCGCAACCCCCGAAAGGTCCGTCGGACCGGGTCTGTGCCATGGCGTTCGGACCCGGCCTGACGGTCGAAACCATGCTCTTGACGCGAACGTGA
- a CDS encoding methyltransferase domain-containing protein produces the protein MRRRDTTLTEFMDQPDCDPDRLVATFRSFGSVNRLLSGWNRVYRREIRPILRSMPAGGPVTLLDVGCGGGDVLHALVFRARREGYDVQGTGVDPDPRAIAFARDRGLEGIRFVEGRLEDTDLEADIVISNHVLHHLSDPEVAGLLVLSRERARSAVIHNDIARSRTALVLFQLLRPFYPGSFICADGTRSIRRSFRPAELKELARQAVKASKADGGWRLLRAGPFRTGLVWTARSEAAQ, from the coding sequence ATGCGCCGGCGCGATACCACGCTGACCGAGTTCATGGACCAACCGGATTGCGATCCGGACCGACTGGTCGCCACATTCCGGTCCTTTGGATCGGTCAATCGCCTGCTTTCGGGCTGGAACCGGGTCTACCGACGCGAAATCCGCCCCATACTGCGAAGCATGCCTGCCGGAGGGCCCGTGACGCTGCTTGACGTGGGTTGTGGGGGCGGAGATGTGCTTCACGCACTGGTCTTCCGCGCACGGCGGGAAGGCTACGATGTGCAAGGCACCGGCGTCGACCCGGACCCGAGGGCCATCGCATTTGCCCGGGACCGGGGCCTGGAAGGCATCCGTTTCGTGGAAGGGCGCCTGGAAGACACGGACCTGGAAGCCGATATCGTAATTTCGAACCACGTCCTGCATCATCTTTCCGATCCGGAAGTGGCTGGGTTGCTTGTGCTTTCGCGGGAGCGGGCGCGCAGCGCGGTCATCCACAACGATATTGCCCGCAGCCGGACCGCGTTGGTGCTGTTCCAACTGCTCCGACCCTTTTATCCAGGCAGTTTCATCTGCGCGGACGGCACACGGTCCATCCGGCGCTCGTTCCGCCCTGCGGAATTGAAGGAGCTGGCCAGGCAGGCGGTGAAGGCGTCGAAGGCGGACGGAGGGTGGCGGCTCTTGCGCGCCGGACCATTCCGCACCGGTCTGGTCTGGACGGCCCGATCTGAGGCAGCCCAGTGA
- a CDS encoding NAD(P)/FAD-dependent oxidoreductase: protein MSGPSVGIVGAGPVGMYLALRLVRSGFDVRVYDGRREVRPHSRSIGIHPPAVALLRDLGLGPRLLERACVVTAGQGWWNGRPVGRVALDGLGSPLLTLPQHETEQALQDLLQQEAPGVLRLGEKMSESDVEALASDSGVVVGCDGRNSVVRKWAGCAWEGGSYSLSYVMGDAPDTTPFGTEAVIMLGRKGLVECFPLPGGARRWVVRLMARPDMDATLRSVLSSAVADRTPFRIHPAAFTMTSAFGVERFESRPMTRGKAFLLGDAAHILSPIGGQGMNLGWLDAEALHRALIRLRAGSVGAGKIANQFAGERRRVFRAAARRAEFNMWMGAACGPGGAAARRSLMAVALAPRIRDAFLRRFTMEGLSA from the coding sequence GTGAGTGGCCCGTCGGTTGGCATCGTCGGGGCGGGTCCGGTTGGCATGTATCTGGCCTTGCGCCTTGTCCGGTCGGGCTTCGATGTGCGTGTCTACGACGGCCGGCGCGAGGTCCGTCCCCACAGCCGGTCCATCGGCATCCATCCACCGGCTGTCGCCCTGCTGCGTGACCTGGGTCTGGGGCCCCGGCTGCTGGAACGGGCGTGTGTGGTGACCGCTGGCCAGGGGTGGTGGAACGGTCGGCCCGTGGGCCGCGTGGCGCTGGATGGGCTCGGCAGTCCCTTGCTGACGCTGCCGCAGCATGAGACGGAGCAGGCCCTCCAGGATCTGCTCCAACAGGAGGCGCCGGGCGTACTGCGTCTGGGGGAGAAGATGTCGGAGTCGGATGTTGAGGCGCTGGCGTCGGATTCGGGAGTCGTCGTGGGGTGCGACGGCAGGAATTCCGTCGTGCGAAAGTGGGCTGGATGTGCCTGGGAGGGTGGTTCGTATAGTCTGTCGTACGTCATGGGCGATGCCCCGGATACGACGCCCTTCGGTACCGAGGCGGTCATCATGCTCGGACGGAAGGGGCTCGTGGAGTGCTTTCCGCTGCCGGGAGGTGCGCGGCGATGGGTGGTCCGGCTCATGGCCCGCCCCGATATGGATGCCACGCTGCGTTCGGTGCTGAGCTCGGCGGTGGCGGACAGGACGCCCTTCAGGATCCATCCGGCGGCGTTCACCATGACATCGGCCTTCGGCGTTGAACGCTTCGAGAGCCGGCCCATGACCCGAGGTAAGGCGTTCCTGCTGGGGGATGCGGCGCACATCCTGAGCCCCATTGGCGGCCAGGGCATGAACCTGGGCTGGTTGGATGCCGAGGCGCTGCACCGTGCACTGATAAGGTTGCGGGCGGGGAGCGTCGGGGCCGGGAAAATCGCAAACCAATTCGCCGGGGAGCGCCGACGCGTTTTCCGGGCGGCCGCGCGCCGGGCCGAATTCAACATGTGGATGGGGGCGGCGTGCGGGCCCGGCGGCGCGGCCGCCCGGCGTTCGCTCATGGCCGTCGCCTTGGCACCGCGCATCCGTGATGCCTTCTTGCGCCGATTCACCATGGAAGGGTTGTCTGCCTAA
- a CDS encoding N-acetylmuramoyl-L-alanine amidase: MRIFYSLLFAVITLATPALAQTVTPTAGEGIWSVLRRSGITPTPESVAEFKSLNADALRGGSTLHAGRAYRLPESEDVQTEPLFGPSYERVDRISDVLEDHVYYLVSGHGGPDPGAIGRYNGTRIYEDEIAYDTMLRTARELMRHGATVEIIIQDPDDGIRDVEILSGDTDERHADGTLIPANPVKKLRQRTELINTLARKHARTAKVQRVLSLHVDATGLKNEPQIDVHFVHATPAGYRIGRTLSNTIKANYDEHQPGRGYRQRIERRNLYILQNTIPPAVLVELGNIRHRGDQYRLMKPANRQALAEWLTQGVLAEAGAVKS; the protein is encoded by the coding sequence ATGCGCATCTTTTACAGCCTGCTATTTGCCGTCATCACCTTGGCCACGCCGGCCCTTGCTCAGACGGTTACGCCGACCGCCGGGGAAGGCATCTGGTCTGTCCTGCGCCGAAGCGGAATTACGCCCACGCCGGAATCTGTTGCCGAATTCAAATCCTTGAATGCGGATGCGTTGCGTGGCGGTTCGACGCTGCATGCCGGACGCGCCTATCGTCTTCCCGAATCGGAAGACGTCCAAACAGAACCGCTGTTCGGACCGTCTTATGAGCGGGTGGACCGGATAAGCGATGTCCTGGAGGACCATGTCTACTATCTGGTATCCGGCCACGGAGGCCCCGATCCGGGCGCCATCGGACGCTATAACGGAACGCGGATCTACGAAGACGAGATTGCCTACGATACCATGCTGCGCACCGCACGCGAGCTCATGCGTCACGGGGCCACGGTGGAAATCATCATCCAGGACCCCGACGATGGCATCCGCGACGTGGAAATCCTGTCCGGGGACACCGATGAGCGGCATGCCGATGGCACGCTCATTCCGGCCAACCCGGTCAAGAAATTGCGTCAGCGGACCGAACTCATAAACACGCTGGCCAGGAAACATGCCCGCACGGCGAAGGTCCAGCGGGTGCTCTCCCTCCATGTGGATGCCACGGGCCTCAAGAATGAACCGCAGATTGATGTCCACTTCGTGCACGCCACGCCCGCGGGATACCGCATTGGGCGCACCCTGTCGAATACGATCAAGGCCAACTACGACGAGCATCAGCCCGGTCGGGGATACCGGCAGCGGATTGAGCGCCGGAACCTGTATATCCTGCAGAACACCATTCCTCCAGCGGTTCTGGTCGAGCTCGGAAACATCCGCCATCGGGGCGATCAATACCGCCTGATGAAGCCGGCCAACCGACAGGCACTGGCCGAGTGGCTGACGCAGGGCGTTCTTGCCGAAGCGGGTGCCGTGAAGTCCTGA
- a CDS encoding antibiotic biosynthesis monooxygenase family protein, producing the protein MRFVDLTIKPESAAAFVRFYEHRIGPTLRAIDGCRFATLIHNTDVVGDFMSFTLWESAEKAHAWESSPEYVSLLSENEPFEAVSTEWKIQLSADNTLEYRPVREEPVVQAMPVVAGTPEEEVLPELTDNTYIRILHSKVLPGKFDALSALYNDELVPELLKVDGCRAAFLIGMEEKHEGLSITVWDSHEQAIAYENSGKFSELLSRAEPMLSSLYQWKMTLNPSTRERTRTSDEVTVKGYSVIAGSNLK; encoded by the coding sequence ATGCGATTCGTCGACCTGACCATCAAGCCGGAATCGGCCGCGGCCTTTGTCCGGTTCTATGAGCACCGCATTGGCCCCACGCTGCGCGCCATAGACGGTTGCCGGTTCGCGACCCTCATCCACAACACGGATGTCGTGGGCGACTTCATGTCGTTCACGCTCTGGGAGTCGGCCGAGAAGGCACACGCCTGGGAGTCATCCCCGGAATACGTGAGTCTGCTTTCCGAAAACGAGCCGTTCGAGGCGGTTTCCACGGAATGGAAAATCCAGCTCTCGGCCGACAATACGCTGGAGTACCGCCCCGTACGCGAGGAGCCTGTGGTTCAGGCCATGCCTGTCGTCGCAGGGACGCCCGAGGAAGAGGTCTTGCCGGAGTTGACGGACAATACGTATATCCGCATCCTGCATTCCAAGGTTCTCCCTGGCAAATTCGATGCACTGAGTGCGTTGTACAACGATGAACTCGTCCCCGAGCTGCTGAAGGTGGACGGATGCCGTGCCGCTTTCCTCATCGGCATGGAGGAAAAGCATGAAGGCCTGTCCATCACGGTATGGGACAGCCATGAGCAGGCCATCGCCTATGAGAACAGCGGGAAATTCTCCGAACTGCTGTCGCGCGCAGAGCCCATGCTGTCGTCCTTGTACCAGTGGAAAATGACGCTGAACCCGAGCACCCGCGAGCGCACCCGGACCAGTGACGAGGTGACGGTGAAAGGATATTCCGTCATTGCCGGATCAAACTTGAAATAG
- a CDS encoding STAS domain-containing protein — protein sequence MPFSTSEKYEAVVVSISGKFLGSIEGPDFKEKLEDFKDAGKTRVIIDLSKADFMDSSGIGTLIGALTTMKKAGGDVKLAGMKDRIKNLFLLTRLLGPVFDNYDSVEEAAKSFN from the coding sequence ATGCCGTTCAGTACAAGCGAAAAATACGAGGCCGTCGTTGTCTCCATCTCAGGCAAGTTCCTCGGAAGCATAGAAGGCCCCGACTTCAAGGAGAAGCTGGAAGACTTCAAGGATGCCGGAAAGACCCGCGTCATCATTGATCTTTCCAAGGCCGATTTCATGGATTCATCCGGGATCGGAACGCTTATCGGAGCGCTCACAACCATGAAGAAGGCCGGGGGCGATGTGAAGCTGGCCGGCATGAAGGACCGGATCAAGAACCTCTTCCTGCTGACCCGACTGCTGGGCCCGGTTTTCGACAACTACGACTCAGTGGAAGAAGCGGCGAAATCATTCAACTGA
- a CDS encoding SpoIIE family protein phosphatase encodes MSDALTARLNALERENVQLRRAVEELSILNELSLAISSSRSTDDIIQTIIRRSIKAVGAEQGVITLVGKDQSDPTQTLVRTMASSGDREAYSPDQNLLGWMYLNRRPLVVNDPGSDTRFKGVRWTQSVRSLVSVPLLVHSSLVGILTLYNKKHQDGFTSEDQRLLSILAGQSAQVVETARLYEEERKLAVVNQELSLAYDIQNKLLPAAAPDIPGYDLAGVSIPAQSVGGDYFDYIPMEDGRLAVCVGDVSGKGMPAALLMSNVQATLRGQALVMDTAHGTIERSNKLLSESIKRGSFVTLFYAVLNPETHVVTYVNAGHNKPYVLRRDGRIEKLDLGGLVVGFLKTQKYTESTLTLDEGDTLFIYSDGVTEAMNEAHDQFEEERLEALLAELQSAPAVDVVQRVRKAVRAHAGSAPQNDDITMLVVRRC; translated from the coding sequence ATGTCAGACGCCCTGACCGCACGCTTGAACGCGCTGGAACGTGAAAACGTCCAGCTCCGACGTGCCGTGGAAGAACTCTCCATCCTGAATGAGTTGTCGCTTGCCATCAGCTCTTCCCGGAGCACGGACGACATCATCCAGACCATCATCCGCCGGTCCATAAAGGCTGTTGGCGCAGAGCAGGGGGTCATCACGCTCGTTGGAAAGGACCAATCGGATCCCACGCAGACCCTGGTTCGCACCATGGCCAGTTCGGGCGATCGCGAGGCCTACTCTCCCGATCAGAACCTGCTGGGATGGATGTACCTGAACCGCCGCCCCTTGGTGGTCAACGATCCCGGGAGCGATACGCGTTTCAAAGGCGTCCGCTGGACCCAGTCGGTACGCTCCCTGGTGTCCGTGCCGCTGTTGGTCCACTCCAGCCTGGTCGGCATCCTGACGCTGTACAACAAGAAGCATCAGGACGGCTTCACAAGCGAAGACCAACGCCTGCTTTCCATCCTGGCCGGCCAATCCGCCCAGGTTGTGGAAACGGCCCGCCTCTATGAGGAAGAGCGGAAGCTCGCCGTCGTGAACCAGGAATTGTCGCTGGCCTACGACATCCAGAACAAATTGCTTCCGGCTGCCGCGCCGGACATTCCGGGTTACGACCTGGCGGGTGTCTCCATTCCGGCCCAGAGCGTGGGGGGCGACTATTTCGATTACATCCCCATGGAGGATGGTCGCCTGGCGGTGTGTGTAGGGGACGTTTCCGGCAAGGGCATGCCCGCTGCGCTCCTCATGTCGAACGTACAGGCCACGCTGCGCGGGCAGGCGCTCGTCATGGATACCGCGCACGGAACCATTGAGCGCTCCAACAAGCTCCTGAGCGAAAGCATCAAACGCGGCTCCTTCGTCACGCTCTTCTACGCGGTATTGAATCCTGAAACCCATGTCGTCACCTATGTGAACGCTGGACACAACAAGCCGTACGTGCTGCGCCGTGACGGTCGCATTGAAAAACTCGACCTGGGCGGTCTGGTAGTGGGTTTCCTGAAGACCCAGAAGTACACAGAATCCACATTGACGCTGGATGAAGGCGATACCCTCTTCATCTACTCGGACGGCGTGACGGAGGCCATGAACGAGGCCCACGACCAGTTCGAGGAAGAACGCCTGGAGGCGTTGCTGGCGGAGCTTCAGTCCGCGCCGGCCGTCGATGTTGTACAGCGTGTCCGCAAAGCCGTGCGGGCCCACGCCGGATCCGCTCCCCAAAATGATGACATTACCATGCTTGTGGTTCGCCGCTGTTGA
- a CDS encoding ABC transporter ATP-binding protein translates to MGSLRRLNRYYWTYRYLFIPGLCFAVISSIFALIVPTVVRRAIDAIPQFVATYGGVQGTPVEDLVYWDLFFTLAFMALVIIGLSILSGAFSFLMRQTIVVASRHIEFDLRNRLFDHLQKLSWDFYQSHPTGDLITRSTSDIEQVRRYIGPAVMYSTRAVVTIVTALTIMFIISPKLTWYALIPMPFLAVSVFFVMRLVHERSDALQAQYSVLTSRVQEALSGIRVLKAYRREASEAEAFDAESSAYRTRSLDLALVEAAWRPVFVLLVGLSSIIVVWVGGRLVMDGTITLGNIAEYMIYVALMTWPVASMGFVITMIQRAAASMERLAEVFDSMPSISDRDGVVDGPISGALELRNVGFKYPDAEEWVFRDVSVSVPAGSTLAIVGRTGAGKTTLVELIPRLLDATAGQVLVDGRDVRDIPVRRLRESIGYVPQEVFLFSDTIRNNIAFGHMEANEGAVEDAAREADLLENVADFPQGFETFVGERGITLSGGQKQRTSIARALIRRPDILILDDALSAVDVNTERTILGHLRQQFGRRTIVIVSHRVSAVQDADRIIVLDEGRVAEQGTHASLLAEDGFYAALYRKQQLEAEVEAYS, encoded by the coding sequence ATGGGATCCCTTCGACGACTGAACCGCTATTACTGGACGTACAGGTACCTGTTCATCCCGGGGCTGTGCTTTGCGGTCATCTCGTCCATCTTCGCCCTGATCGTCCCCACGGTGGTCCGTCGGGCCATCGATGCCATTCCACAGTTCGTGGCCACATACGGCGGGGTTCAGGGGACGCCGGTTGAGGACCTTGTCTATTGGGACCTGTTCTTCACGTTGGCATTCATGGCCTTGGTCATCATCGGCCTGAGCATCCTGAGCGGCGCGTTCTCGTTTCTCATGCGACAGACCATCGTGGTCGCATCCCGTCACATCGAGTTCGACCTGCGCAACCGCCTGTTTGACCACCTCCAGAAATTGTCGTGGGATTTCTACCAGTCGCATCCCACGGGCGACCTCATTACGCGCTCCACGTCGGACATCGAGCAGGTCCGTCGTTACATCGGTCCGGCCGTCATGTATTCCACGCGAGCCGTGGTGACGATTGTGACGGCGCTCACCATCATGTTCATCATTTCACCGAAACTCACGTGGTATGCGCTCATCCCCATGCCCTTCCTCGCGGTTTCGGTGTTTTTCGTGATGCGCCTGGTCCACGAGCGTTCCGATGCGCTGCAGGCGCAGTATTCGGTCCTCACGTCCCGGGTGCAGGAGGCACTCTCTGGCATCCGCGTATTGAAAGCATACCGCCGTGAGGCGTCGGAAGCGGAGGCCTTCGATGCGGAAAGCAGCGCATACAGGACCCGGAGTCTGGACCTTGCGCTGGTGGAAGCCGCCTGGCGGCCGGTCTTCGTGCTGCTGGTCGGACTTTCGAGCATCATCGTCGTCTGGGTAGGGGGGCGGCTCGTCATGGACGGGACCATTACGCTGGGCAACATCGCTGAATACATGATTTACGTGGCGCTCATGACGTGGCCGGTAGCCTCCATGGGCTTTGTCATCACCATGATCCAGCGCGCCGCGGCGTCCATGGAGCGGCTGGCGGAGGTGTTCGATTCCATGCCATCGATTTCGGATCGGGACGGTGTTGTGGACGGCCCGATCTCCGGCGCCTTGGAACTCCGCAACGTCGGGTTCAAGTATCCCGATGCGGAGGAATGGGTTTTCCGGGACGTGTCGGTTTCGGTGCCGGCCGGTTCCACACTGGCCATCGTGGGCCGGACAGGGGCGGGAAAGACGACCCTCGTGGAATTGATTCCGCGCCTGCTCGATGCAACCGCCGGGCAGGTCCTTGTGGACGGGCGGGACGTCCGGGACATTCCCGTGCGGCGGCTCCGCGAATCCATCGGGTACGTACCCCAGGAGGTCTTCCTGTTTTCCGACACCATCCGCAACAACATCGCTTTCGGACACATGGAGGCCAATGAAGGGGCGGTGGAAGATGCGGCGCGGGAGGCCGACCTGCTGGAGAACGTCGCGGATTTCCCGCAGGGCTTCGAGACCTTCGTGGGCGAGCGCGGGATTACGCTTTCCGGCGGGCAGAAACAACGGACTTCCATTGCGCGGGCGCTCATTCGTCGCCCGGACATCCTGATTTTGGACGATGCGCTTTCGGCCGTGGATGTGAACACGGAACGGACCATCCTGGGGCATTTGCGTCAGCAATTCGGGCGACGCACCATCGTGATCGTAAGCCACCGGGTTTCCGCAGTCCAGGATGCCGACCGGATCATCGTATTGGATGAAGGACGCGTCGCCGAACAGGGGACCCACGCCTCCTTGCTGGCCGAAGATGGATTCTATGCAGCCCTGTACAGGAAACAACAATTGGAAGCGGAAGTGGAGGCCTACTCTTGA